CCTTGCAGAATGAAAAGCAAAGGAACTTAGCATTATCATGATTCTTAAATTGAAAACTATATCTTTGTCGAATAACTTACAAATTGAAAGTAAAGTTCTGTAATAACAGGTAATGTTCACTTGAAAATAACACTTATAAAATCTGTATTTTGTGATAAGAACTGAAGGGACATCGAGTTTCAGAAAAATCACAAGATCTCTAATCCTTATTCTGGTAAAAATAATAAGTTattgtaaaaaaataataacttaTGTGAAAGGCTTCTTTGTGAATATCAGTGTCATTCTAAAGTGCTTGTTTGTATATTTTGTTCCTGAAGTGCTGAATTCAACTATGTATTGAATAACTATCTAGTGAAACTAGCTAAATAAATGCATTTAAACAGGATGAAATAACCAGTTCAAGTGGTCAAGTGGAGCCTCCTGGAATGCATATGATATATCTTCCATATTCAGATGATATTAGACATGTTGAAGAGGCAAGAAAACTTGCACTTTGATTATTGTTCAGTTCTCTTTTTTGATTTACTAATTTACTAATCCAAGTTAATTTGCAGCTTCATATGGCTGTTGATGCTAATGCACCACGTGCCACAGATGATCAAATCAAGAAAGCCTCTGCTTTATCAAGACGTATAGATTTAAAAGACTTTTCAGTCTGCCAGTTTGCAAATCCTGGTATTAATCAACATCCTATGATTTCTTTTCCATTCTAATAAAACGTACAGTTATTAACAATCTATCATGAGCATCATACATTTTTAGAAGTATGCGGTTGACTAGGTCATTAATAATAAACCATGCATCCAAAGAATTAGGTCAAATTCATATCGAAATGAAAAAAAcaactctcttctttcttttcctcgaaaaaaagaaagaatagaaagtCCTTTTCCCTAAGGCATGTGTTTCTTTCTGTTCTTTCCATCctttatttacctttttctttaccCAGTGTAAATTGTAGCACATAAAAATATTCCTTTTCATTTGTAAGCACTAACAAACAGAATGGTCAAGTTTTTAAACCAGTTCTTGAAAATTTTCGAAGTTCATCTACCATTTGATTGCTTTCAAGCTGACTTCATCAGCTAATGTTTACCTTCCCAATTGCATGATTGTTAGCCTACATGGCTGAGTCAAATGAGCCAATCAAGATTACTTCAGATATACCTAAACACGTTGAAGGTAATTTaactcataaaataattttttttattctaaattttataaaaatagtgCTAATTAAGTGCTTCAAGATTTTTTGAAAACTtctatttattaattatatatgtgTAATGTAGAAAGCAAGGTTTTCGTACCAGCACCTAACCGGTATTTTGGCCGTATTGAGTGTCGGTACAATATTGTCAGTCCACTCCTTAGCGGCATTATGTGGGCATAGCAATAGTGAATATTAGTTTCTTACCGATCCAATAAGCTATGCCTGATATTAGGGCTGCCAATGGACCGGGGTGGGTCAGGTCAGGCTTATATCTGAAGCAAGTCCAGATTTTAGAACTTAGGCTTGAGCCTGGCCTGGATAAAATAAAGCACGAGGGCCTAGGCCTGGGCCCAACCCTACTGTGGGTTATATTTCAGGCTGGGGCAGGTCCAAGTTAGGCTCCTATTTATTTTGAACCAAAAACCCATCTAGGTCCAGCTTGGAATAAATCAGGCCACCTTAATTTTTGGCCGAATTAGGCTTTTGGGTTAAAATTCCGATCCCGATCCTGGTTTTTCATGGGCTGGGCTATTTGGCCCATGGACAGCCCTACCCGATATTATCCAGACTTAAtatcaatatttaaataaataaatgacatTAGAGCTGCGATGGAACTTCTCATGTTTCTAAGGTCCACTTAGTTCAATGTAACAAATAAGTTGAGTCATGCTCCAAATAAGGTAGGAATTAAGGTAGGATGTGGGAGAGGTGCAATcagaaagaggaagaggatcTACCCACAAGCATTTGTCTACCCACCTAGATATGTTCATGTGACAATACATTTGatactatatattatatatctcAGCTTTTTGTTAGTgttcattatttctttttttgttttcttttggaaAAGCTCATGTTTTATTTGTGATGATTTTATTAGTAAATTCTGTTTACACATCTGAGACATGatttcaatattcaaaaaataattaaatgatATTTAGAGCTCCTATGAAACTTCCTAGTTTTTGCAGGCCCACTTAATTCAATGTAACAAATAAGTCATGGTCAAAATAAGATAGGAAATATTATTGATATGCTTGAACTAGAATCTTGTGCTCAAAATAAGTTGTCACCAGTTGCACCTACACATGAAGAAAGAGTTGCATCCCCACTTAATTCAATGTAACAAATAAGTCATTGTCAAAATAAGATAGGAAATATTATCGATATGTTTGAACTAGAATCTTGTGCTCAAAATAAGTTGTCACAAGTTGTACCCATACATGAAGAAAGGGTTGCATCAGAAAGCAATCTAAACTTGTGCCCAGCTTCTGAAGGATCCGAAAGTTATTTCACCTATTATCTCACAATTGACTTACTCTCTTGATGATGGATCCGAAAGTTTATTTTTGGCTGGTTTTTGATGAGGGTCCATCATTGTCTTTTACTTCTAACCTTCAGCCTGTCACATCATAGAATATCACTGGTATAAACCGAAATGCAGATTGATGCCCATCAAATGGATGCAGAACTGGCCATCCTACTTTGCAAATTTTTGGCCCTGATAACTCTGACATAAAATATTGTATTGTTTCTCTGTCCAGCTTTACAAAGACATTATGGGATACTGCAAGCCTTAGCTTTGGGTGAAGATGAGATGCCAGAAATCAAAGATGAAACCTTACCTGATGAAGAAGGCCTGTCTAGGTGACTCGTCTGCTGTATGCTGCAATATTTCTTCCTTTATGGCCTTCAATTTGATTTATCAACTGTTATTGATGTTCCATTTCTATAATCCTAAATTCAGTCAAACTTGTGCTATTATCTGCAGGCCAGGAATTGTCCGTGCACTTCAAGAATTCAAAATATCTGTTTATGGTGAAAACCATGATCAGGAGGAAGCCAACACCGCAGCTGCAAAAGGGTCTGGAAGTGAAGCTTCTAGAAAGCGTAAAGCAATGGCTGAAACTGCTGCAAGGGAGAGTGCAAGTTATGATTGGGCTGATCTTGCAGAAAATGGAAAGGTGAGAGTGTGTTTATTGATTTAGGCTACGGTTCTTCTAATTTTGTTCTTTAGTAAAGGTGGCCATAAACAGTTAAAGAGTATTTAAACTAGTTGTCGTAGGGGGCTGGACAGCTAAACATAGttctatatttaaaaaaaaaggacattATTTGATTTTTGTGGCCAAGTTTTGCTACCTCAGTGCCGAATCCTGTACCGGTACTATCCTATTATATTATTGGTATGCGGTATGGTACGGTAAGATTCAGCATATCGAGTGTCGTTACGGTATGGTATCATGTACCGGTACAGTCTTGTATGCTCGATATGATACATTACCGACCAGTTTGGCAAATCTTGCTCATGACTAATGataattttctattttctgattttatttgtATGCAGCTGAAGGATCTGACCGTGGTAGAGTTAAAGTACTACCTAACTGCTCACAATCTCCCAGTTACTGGGAAGAAAGAGGCCTTAATCAGCAGGATCTTAACTCACTTGGGCAAGTAAATTTTTGTTGAAGCTGTACTGAAATGTCATGCAGCTTGCTGAGCACCGTGGAAGGGCCCTTTGCAGTTGACCTAATTGCTTGAAGCTGGGTTTTCTTTGGCAACCAACGTAGCTCATCGGTTTTGTTATAATATTGCTGTAAAAAGATCCTCGCTTCCCTTTTCCCCTCTTTTCTGTAAATGAAAGGTAGCAAATAGTACAAGCTACAGTTTCTAggatattaattattttaagtAGTCTAAAGCTCTGCATTGGCGGAAAAGTGACGATTTTAAGGATGCTAGAGTAGCTGAAGTGTTATAGCTACATAATTTGCAGAAAGAGGAAAGAAGTATCCTAACAAGTTGACATGTACGTAAGAATGGACGGGACGTGATGTCAGATGAACTTTCAGTGAGAATGGGATGATGAAAAGTTAGTGTTGACCTTGTGAGTGTTAGTGTGGCATGAGCATCTACTAAGTTGCCTGCCTCTATTATTAGTTTACAGCATACCTTAAACCGTTTATACAAGTTCAAAATCTGTTCTGTATCAGTTCCACCCCTCTTTATCTCCCAGTCTGCTCGACCTACTGCACGTAAGCAAAATGGATGGTTTGCCGGCAAAATGTTTTGTGTTCGTTTCCCAGCAATTATTGCTGGCGAGTGATGGTTTCCGCTCCCTACATCATTTCGAATAGCAGGGGACAGCGGACTTGGGTGAGTTTTCTCTCAGGTTTGTCCATACCAATCTTCCAGCCAATATTTGGTGTTTATCTTTTAGCTAAATTGGTCTCCTTGTTTCACATGCAATGTTTCGTCATCAGGTGCTACATAAGCTATGGGAGAAGCAAAAGATGGGAAGTCCTCATAGGCACAAGCTCAAGGAGATTTATCTTACAAAGTCATCATACCTGTAGTAATCTGACATTTTCCAGTAGTCTCTTAGCGGTCTCCCAGGTATTACCTGAGATcattgcttcaatccataataATTTCTAAGCTCCAAATGATCAGATCTAGAGATGAGCCTCCCCAATATCAATGCCACACACCCTTTACCTTATAAGTTATTCCTTGTTCGGTGAATGTGACGACCATTTCTGGAATGAAAAGCTTCTCTATCCGGCCAGGACACAATACCATAGACACGGGCAAGCTTCAGTATGCATATCCAGTGGGCTTATCGTACGCTGTTAGATATCCCACCACAAAATGATAAGAATATCATACAAAACATTGCGATATAAAGCTCGCGGAGTAAAATTGATACCAAATTAATTGTCaactataaaaacaaaaaaattatatacgCAGCTTTCCCGTCATTTATAACATTCCAGCACTCTAAATAGGAATCAGAAATCAGTCCCTCAAAATAAACTCTGCGCAGAAGGTAACTCTCACTTCCTTGCAAGCCTCCTTGCAGCGCCAAATAACAGAGACTTACCAATAAGACCGGTCTGAAGCCCACAGATAACAGCTATCGTTCCACCAATAACAACCCATTTCCATTCAACTCCTTGACGGACCTCATGGGCATCATCATTGTTACCTGCTTCTGATTCACCGGACGGTTCTGGGTCTGAGAGAGTGACGGTGCCATCAACCGGGATCTTTGTGGTGATACGTGCCATTAGTGCACTTCTGGACAGGGATGTCTCTGTTTTTCTCATTACTTGGTATGCTCTCATACCAGATTGCAGTTTTTTAACAGCTCCCCACATCCCATGGCGGACACCGACCTTTGCTACATCCTTGGGAATGCCCATGTCTTCATGGTGAACGAGTGTTACTTCACATGCAGAAACCTGCCCATCTTGTCTGCGGGATTCCACTGCATTCATGTCAatgaaaacaagcaaaaaagaGGTCACTAAGAATATTATATGATCCACATGACACAATATAATAGTTGATCCATAGAATCCAAACATGACATGGAAGGAAAACTGCCATGATCACAATTAACCCACCATCTTAATGATGTACATGAGATTTCATCTTCTGTGGGATTCAGTTAAATCATATTTGTCTACAGTTTAGCCCTAGTAGCATCCCATCTAATATAACAGGAAGCAcgaaattaattaaaatatatatgtacCTGGCCTGATGCGCCAACTTGAGAAATACAATTCCACGCGCCTTGGCTTTTCTTTCTTGCATAAAGCTGGGTAAGGAACACCCTGTAGAATAAAATGTGGTGAATTAATCAGCAAAACAGCACACAAAATTAGGATATTGCATACCAATAGCTGATGGTGTATATCTCACACTAAAGATGCAGAATGTGCTAAACAACAATCATCCCCATCCTAACTTTACTGTGAGAAGCTCGAAATATAGTGAAAAATATGCATGGATGGACTGCTATTCACATCAACACTATAGTGTAAAGATTATTACATGTGCTGGACTTCGGATGCCAGTTAAGACAAGTTAGCTACAGGTCAGCTGGGCCTATCTAAAACTCCAAAAGCATCAGGCACATCACATGCTGACTGAAACCTCAGTGGACTGAATTCTGTCACCATTGTCCTTAAAGTTCCCTCCAgatctccctccccctctctgcTACTGTATCCTCGCAACAGCTATGGACTTGTCTCCTAGAGATCCTCACTATCCTGTCATATACTCCAAAGGCTTTCCTAGCAACTGCTGCTATGAAAGCAACACCTAGTAAGGTAgatcttcctccctccctccctccctcccttggcAGCAATACCTAGTCAGGTAGATCActtcccaccaccaccaccacaaaaaaaaaaccaaaaaatcccACCTGCATTCTCGAGCTTAGACGAGCTAGGTTCAGCTCTATCTCTGCTTGAGCATTAcatattgagtatatgtaaaccAAGCTTGAGCTGGGATTTCTCAAGTGGATTCAAGCCGATCTCAAACTGACCCTTTATAATTTTGCGCCAAGATTAAGCAGAGCCCAGATCGCTAGTCTTTGGCTCATTTATGGCCCTAATACCAAACTACAGTCTTATAACTCAGGCCAAGATGAACAGGTAATCAGAAAGGTCTGACAGCCCATTTGGCCTCCATCCTTGTAATGTTTCCTTCAATCATACAGAACATGATCATGGAAACCTTTGGCTTTTGCAGGGTGAAGAAAAATTTACTGTGATTTTATTCACTGGTTATGGAACattttttaaaacaattatTGCACAATGTCATGTGAAACATGCAGTATGCATGATCAGTGCTGCTCTGCCAACGTACTACAAAAATAGTACTTCACAGATGAGTTgaataaaatagaaaaggagCGGGGCTGGGGAATCTTGAATTTTGTATTTCGTGATGTGCAGCCATGTATCCAGCTACATGGAAGCAGATGCCCTTTATGCTAGAGCATGGATGAAAATGAAAAAGGAACTATTATTTTCTACTTAGAAAACACTGTCCCGTACAAAATCTTTTTGAAGAAAACATAGTTATAGCAAATACAGTAGTATACAAACAACACAAATTGAAAATTGGCTAAACATATAAAGAGCACCGAACATGATCTCTAATTTGATAGCTAAATAATGATTAAACAGTAGATATAACCATAACTAATGTATAAATTTGTCATGTAATACCTTTGTCACACAGTAGTAAGTCTTTCCAGACTCCCATATGCGTCGACCAATAATGTATTCTCGATCACTGCAGAAGAATGGGAACTGGAAATGACAGATAAGCAATCAAGTCAAACTTTTACTAATCTGCAATTATAAGTTTGATAATCAACATCATAAGTGATGCTTGCGGAAAACCTTTTTTATCCAGTGAACAATCGTAGTCCCACTTTGAGGGAATTCCTCCAAAGTAGTAAAGTACGCAAGCATGGGATCCCATTTAAGTCGAAAATCATCATCCCAGAAGAAATCTCTAACCAATTCAGGAGTTGCATCCTCAAATATAGTTCTGCTGCGATAAATTATGGGGCCCACCTGAGGAACAAAAAAGAACATCAGAATCTTGAACGTATCATCAACAAATTAGACCAGTGATGATGATGCGACCAAAAGCACAAAACTATATGGCAAAGAAACAAAGCAAAAGATCTTCAtagcatttttttaaaaaaaaaattagtggaaaaagaaaaaataaactaaaagAAGTCTGTCAAAATGTGGAAAATAAAATGGATTAATAAAGAAACATTTCGAAATATTTAAAAAAGGACAatataaagaagaaaaagaacacaTGTGCATGCATGAATTTGAAGCAAAGCCCAGGAAACAAAAAAATGTTAGACACACAAAATGTTTTCAGAAGTGACGATCAGAAACTATTTTGTAGCAGTCATTGTTCAAAATGTAAGAACACTGCATTCTACCTCAGGTTCGTGACGCCAAGCTTGGTATATCATGTTTGGAGTGGTGCGTTCCATCTGATTTTGCCATACTGCATCTCCTACCTTACCAtctaaaagatgcaataaatgcTCCAAATCTTTGTCAGTAACAACATCATGCCCATCCTCAAAAGCTCCACTGCTAGATCGAGAGAAAGATCAAGTGCAAAGAAAGTTAAGAGTAATTTGAACTTCAAAGACATAAAGTAGACCACTTAAAAATATGAAACCACATAAATTGAAATAGATGTGCTGTAGAGTGCCATCTATATGCCGAAATCCTCaattttagccaaaaaaaaccgTTGGAAAGTTGCATACCAGCAAATCCTTTTCCGAGTGCAACATGGTCCTAAAAACAAGATTCTCGCAGCTTACTTGAATCAACACAACCTAGTCAATTCCCCGAAAACACCGTGAAAGTAGCAGCGAGGACAATTTTGAAAAAGTAAACAACACATCCATACCCATCATGGAATTAACTATTCATGAGACATAGGGGAACATTGTGTTGCACAACTACTCATTTGGGATATAAATTTATTAGAGCTTAACATAAACTTATACCAAGATTTAAGAGTATCACTATCACATGTCACATAAAACTTACTCCAGATATGCAACTAATTTATAGCTAACTGACCCCATCAAGGGCTAAATCCCATGGC
The sequence above is drawn from the Phoenix dactylifera cultivar Barhee BC4 unplaced genomic scaffold, palm_55x_up_171113_PBpolish2nd_filt_p 000007F, whole genome shotgun sequence genome and encodes:
- the LOC120104518 gene encoding uncharacterized protein LOC120104518 isoform X1, yielding MGDIYTDFVDFMRRPAVVETFIDILLCAVPIWVAVMIGLVIGWSWRPRWTGLLFLGMRSKFRFLWTAPPGLGARRLWLAFTALSAFSVCRKLWSNFKGKGEGSSAAEDLGSRSAASMSSAEEDGGGSFSSGAFEDGHDVVTDKDLEHLLHLLDGKVGDAVWQNQMERTTPNMIYQAWRHEPEVGPIIYRSRTIFEDATPELVRDFFWDDDFRLKWDPMLAYFTTLEEFPQSGTTIVHWIKKFPFFCSDREYIIGRRIWESGKTYYCVTKGVPYPALCKKEKPRRVELYFSSWRIRPVESRRQDGQVSACEVTLVHHEDMGIPKDVAKVGVRHGMWGAVKKLQSGMRAYQVMRKTETSLSRSALMARITTKIPVDGTVTLSDPEPSGESEAGNNDDAHEVRQGVEWKWVVIGGTIAVICGLQTGLIGKSLLFGAARRLARK
- the LOC120104518 gene encoding uncharacterized protein LOC120104518 isoform X2, with the protein product MGDIYTDFVDFMRRPAVVETFIDILLCAVPIWVAVMIGLVIGWSWRPRWTGLLFLGMRSKFRFLWTAPPGLGARRLWLAFTALSAFSVCRKLWSNFKGKGEGSSAAEDLGSRSAASMSSAEEDGGGSFSGAFEDGHDVVTDKDLEHLLHLLDGKVGDAVWQNQMERTTPNMIYQAWRHEPEVGPIIYRSRTIFEDATPELVRDFFWDDDFRLKWDPMLAYFTTLEEFPQSGTTIVHWIKKFPFFCSDREYIIGRRIWESGKTYYCVTKGVPYPALCKKEKPRRVELYFSSWRIRPVESRRQDGQVSACEVTLVHHEDMGIPKDVAKVGVRHGMWGAVKKLQSGMRAYQVMRKTETSLSRSALMARITTKIPVDGTVTLSDPEPSGESEAGNNDDAHEVRQGVEWKWVVIGGTIAVICGLQTGLIGKSLLFGAARRLARK